In a genomic window of Leifsonia xyli subsp. cynodontis DSM 46306:
- a CDS encoding capsid assembly scaffolding protein Gp46 family protein, translated as MPDPTEPVVENNEPVVENDGELGDAGKRAIAAERKRAEIAEKSLKALQEEITKRENAELSELERFKKENEELRNNNSTSSLEATRYKVALEKGIPVDLAGRLQGSNYEELAADADTLVSLLPAAGAPVKQTPRPDPSQGAKRQHAAASPREAFGDALKSALGRS; from the coding sequence ATGCCCGACCCGACCGAACCCGTCGTCGAGAACAACGAGCCCGTCGTCGAGAACGACGGCGAGCTCGGAGACGCCGGCAAGCGAGCAATCGCAGCCGAGCGGAAACGCGCGGAGATCGCCGAGAAGTCCCTGAAGGCCCTTCAGGAGGAGATCACCAAGCGGGAGAACGCCGAACTCTCGGAACTTGAGCGATTCAAGAAAGAGAACGAGGAACTCCGCAACAACAACTCGACCTCGAGCCTCGAAGCGACTCGCTACAAGGTCGCACTCGAGAAGGGCATCCCAGTAGACCTGGCCGGACGGCTCCAGGGAAGCAACTACGAGGAGCTCGCCGCGGACGCGGATACTCTCGTCTCCCTGCTCCCGGCGGCCGGCGCCCCGGTCAAGCAAACCCCACGTCCAGACCCGTCCCAGGGCGCGAAACGGCAGCACGCTGCCGCGTCGCCTCGGGAAGCGTTCGGCGACGCTCTCAAATCCGCTCTCGGCCGCAGCTAG
- a CDS encoding phage major capsid protein, whose amino-acid sequence MAINPTALANVNGTLLPPTITGPIFNKAAEQSAVMSLARRVPLSINAQTAIPVPMDIPVADWVGEGGAKTGGQAGVGVKTMTGKKIALLVPVSDEVASTNPGGLYDQLEQDLPTAISRAFDFAAINGKSLKTGGAGPFSDYLALTSSTVALGTGAQSNGGLYNDIVTGAGKVVDKNYDFTGIAADPRFKIDAQLQTDTQGHPLFNDEAGTLAGFQTFFNKGVSGKYWRAGDSVQTITIAGTPTGGTFIVSSGGNSYTAAYNVSAATLQSAIQAWGGVYATVTVTGTAGSSYVITFPAVSTNIASAAAPVTVNGKALTGGTNVTATVAASGAGGTDSLLRGIGGDWSQAAYGVGMDITIKVSQEASYYDGSTWHSAFQENLTLLLVEAYFGFVMGSPDAFVAYTKGTAAF is encoded by the coding sequence GTGGCTATCAACCCCACAGCGCTCGCGAACGTCAACGGCACCCTGCTGCCGCCGACGATCACCGGGCCCATCTTCAACAAGGCTGCCGAGCAGTCGGCCGTCATGTCCCTCGCGCGGCGTGTCCCGCTCTCCATCAACGCCCAGACGGCGATCCCCGTCCCCATGGACATCCCGGTCGCTGACTGGGTCGGAGAGGGTGGCGCCAAGACCGGCGGCCAGGCCGGCGTCGGCGTCAAGACCATGACCGGCAAGAAGATCGCCCTTCTGGTGCCGGTCTCCGACGAGGTCGCGTCCACGAACCCGGGCGGTCTGTACGACCAGCTCGAGCAGGACCTCCCGACCGCGATCTCCCGCGCGTTCGACTTCGCGGCGATCAACGGCAAGTCCCTGAAGACCGGCGGCGCGGGTCCCTTCAGCGACTACCTGGCGCTCACGAGCTCCACGGTCGCGCTCGGCACCGGCGCACAGTCGAACGGTGGTCTGTACAACGACATCGTGACCGGCGCGGGCAAGGTCGTCGACAAGAACTACGACTTCACCGGCATCGCCGCTGACCCGCGGTTCAAGATCGACGCCCAGCTCCAGACGGACACGCAGGGTCACCCGCTGTTCAACGACGAGGCCGGCACGCTCGCCGGGTTCCAGACGTTCTTCAACAAGGGCGTCTCGGGCAAGTACTGGCGCGCGGGTGACTCGGTGCAGACCATCACCATCGCCGGCACCCCGACCGGTGGCACGTTCATCGTGTCCTCGGGCGGCAATTCCTACACGGCCGCGTACAACGTCTCCGCGGCGACGCTGCAGTCCGCGATCCAGGCATGGGGCGGCGTGTACGCCACCGTCACCGTCACCGGCACCGCGGGCTCCTCGTACGTGATCACCTTCCCGGCGGTCTCGACGAACATCGCCAGTGCGGCCGCCCCGGTCACCGTCAACGGCAAGGCCCTCACCGGCGGCACCAACGTGACCGCCACCGTGGCCGCGTCCGGCGCCGGCGGCACCGACTCCCTCCTCCGCGGCATCGGCGGTGACTGGTCCCAGGCGGCGTACGGCGTCGGCATGGACATCACCATCAAGGTGTCCCAGGAGGCGTCGTACTACGACGGCTCGACCTGGCACTCCGCGTTCCAGGAGAACCTCACCCTGCTCCTCGTCGAGGCCTACTTCGGCTTCGTGATGGGCTCCCCGGACGCCTTCGTGGCGTACACGAAGGGCACCGCCGCCTTCTAA
- a CDS encoding DUF6093 family protein, which yields MSASSTLAHGRALAEALMESTCVITRAGTPTVDHSTGATTSADATIYTGPCRLRFPFVRPEQADAAGQVVEKTRGILSLPILDPSTASVRTGDVVTITVNPSDPGIVGITLRVEGPFPETHPTARRLPVEVVS from the coding sequence GTGAGCGCATCTTCCACGCTCGCGCACGGCCGCGCGTTGGCGGAAGCGCTGATGGAGTCCACCTGCGTGATCACCCGCGCCGGCACCCCGACCGTGGATCACTCCACCGGGGCCACGACAAGCGCTGACGCGACGATCTACACGGGCCCGTGTCGTCTCCGGTTCCCGTTCGTGCGGCCGGAGCAGGCGGACGCTGCCGGGCAGGTGGTGGAGAAGACGCGCGGGATTCTGTCGTTGCCGATCTTGGACCCGTCCACGGCGAGTGTGCGGACGGGCGATGTGGTGACAATCACGGTGAACCCGTCCGACCCGGGCATTGTCGGCATCACACTCCGCGTGGAGGGGCCGTTCCCGGAGACACACCCGACCGCGCGCCGGCTGCCGGTGGAGGTGGTCTCGTGA
- a CDS encoding phage tail tube protein, with the protein MATEAVPAGTVADGNGLVLFVPTIADPYGTGPTVAELTATGVKKLTYSIDAGGYTHTITVNKVKVNRLTMAQELQYDGIVTDDISIKYAYTNTVSDIARLALPAGAVGFIVERWAVPNGQAIAAGDIIDVIPIKASIPAKDAPAANAELTRTQTLNVTGPVSRDIPVHA; encoded by the coding sequence ATGGCAACCGAAGCAGTACCCGCAGGCACCGTAGCGGACGGTAACGGGCTCGTCCTGTTCGTCCCCACGATCGCCGACCCCTACGGCACCGGCCCGACCGTCGCCGAACTCACCGCCACCGGTGTGAAGAAGCTGACCTATTCCATCGACGCCGGCGGCTACACGCACACCATCACCGTCAACAAGGTCAAGGTGAACCGTCTCACGATGGCGCAGGAGCTCCAGTACGACGGCATCGTCACCGACGACATCTCGATCAAGTACGCGTACACGAACACCGTCAGCGACATCGCCCGGCTCGCGCTCCCCGCGGGTGCCGTCGGGTTCATCGTGGAGCGGTGGGCCGTCCCGAACGGGCAAGCGATCGCTGCCGGCGACATTATCGATGTCATCCCGATCAAAGCGTCGATCCCCGCGAAGGACGCCCCCGCCGCGAACGCGGAGCTGACCCGCACGCAGACCCTGAACGTCACCGGTCCTGTGTCCCGCGACATCCCCGTCCACGCGTAA
- a CDS encoding phage tail tape measure protein: MADRTTKVTFTANFNNYLAGMDAASRKTQEFAAGSAQKLAAQKQAFTDIGHTALLAGGVIAAGLVVAVNAFSEFDAKMSQVHALSHASGDDMKRLSDAAMTAGTQIGFSAAQTADAEIELIKAGVSVSNILGGALKGSLELAAAGQIDVADATEIATIALTQFGLKGSDIPHVADLLAAGADKALGGVSDLGEALKSGGLVAAQFGVSLDETVGTLSAFANAGLLGETAGTDLRQMLLKLADPSAEAQHDMERLGISLYDQQGKFVGIANLAGQLHDKLGALDEATRNQTLATIFGARAIAGANVLYKEGAKGISDWTNNVNDTGFAAAQAAGKMDNLQGDITKLGAAFQNDLIKGGSGANDVLRGTVQNVTALVKTISGVPQPVVAVGVVIAGLTAGVLLLGGGFLSIVPKIAATKAAMAELNLTGRSLGKMLGKGGLIAAGLIGLEGALAGASSSIQLTSAQVSDLNSRLNNADFTGINKEFVDANGNITKMGDALDDLFSPNFFKNYYGGVAQLNGVLKNWTGIDLGAWADTNKAKFAQLGTQLGETAKKDLPQAARQFQQFVKLAGGGSEKAHELLNAMPDYKAALIDLASGMGKTLSGQELLNLAQGKGTFAAKLATKSAARQAAALAKLSGTAVDAKGDISDLAKEITNFGKAEFDAEDTDRALHQAIDDVTSKLKDQVDAYKQAHGNLNGFTKSLDINTQNGRDNSAALEQIAKSALAHAAAVATQTGSQEQATAAINDGRAALINALAQFGVTGQAAQEYADKLGLIPSNVSTLIKLNKSQAQIDAENLIDTLNRVQRNIDIAVTLHGANHLATTGGLRVANANGGMYSYADGGFGAGIYSGGAPLYKFAEPETRWEAFISGKPGQEARSRQIWAQAGRKLGMGPSGAASSTTVSLAGATILMSVDGRQMTAVIQDQIVSASRAQKTGLQGGMQEVAY; encoded by the coding sequence ATGGCTGATAGGACGACGAAGGTCACGTTCACCGCGAACTTCAACAACTACCTCGCCGGGATGGACGCTGCGTCACGGAAGACGCAGGAGTTCGCGGCCGGGTCGGCGCAGAAGCTCGCCGCGCAGAAGCAGGCGTTCACCGATATCGGCCACACTGCCCTCCTCGCAGGCGGCGTCATCGCGGCGGGCCTCGTGGTCGCCGTTAACGCGTTCTCCGAGTTCGACGCGAAGATGTCGCAGGTTCACGCGCTGTCGCACGCCAGCGGCGATGACATGAAGCGGCTCTCCGACGCCGCCATGACTGCCGGCACCCAGATCGGGTTCTCGGCAGCACAGACAGCGGACGCGGAGATCGAGCTCATCAAGGCGGGCGTGTCCGTGTCGAACATCCTCGGCGGTGCGCTGAAGGGTTCCCTCGAACTCGCTGCCGCCGGTCAGATCGACGTGGCGGACGCGACCGAGATCGCGACGATCGCGCTCACCCAGTTCGGGTTGAAGGGTTCCGACATCCCCCACGTCGCGGACCTCCTCGCCGCCGGTGCGGACAAAGCCCTTGGTGGTGTCTCCGACCTCGGCGAGGCCCTGAAGTCGGGTGGTCTGGTCGCCGCCCAGTTCGGTGTCTCCCTTGATGAGACCGTGGGCACCCTGTCCGCGTTCGCGAACGCTGGCCTCCTCGGTGAGACGGCCGGCACTGATCTGCGGCAGATGCTCTTGAAGCTCGCGGACCCGTCCGCGGAGGCCCAGCATGACATGGAACGGCTCGGCATCAGCCTGTATGACCAGCAGGGCAAGTTCGTCGGCATCGCGAACCTGGCGGGACAGTTGCACGACAAGCTCGGCGCGCTCGACGAGGCCACCCGCAACCAGACCCTGGCGACGATTTTCGGCGCCCGTGCGATCGCCGGCGCGAACGTCCTCTACAAAGAGGGCGCGAAAGGCATCTCGGACTGGACCAACAACGTCAACGACACCGGTTTCGCGGCCGCGCAGGCGGCCGGGAAAATGGACAACCTCCAAGGCGACATCACCAAGCTCGGTGCGGCGTTCCAGAACGACCTCATCAAGGGCGGCTCCGGAGCAAACGACGTCCTCCGTGGGACCGTGCAAAACGTCACCGCCCTCGTGAAGACCATCAGCGGCGTCCCACAACCTGTGGTCGCGGTCGGGGTCGTGATCGCCGGTCTGACCGCGGGTGTGCTGCTCCTCGGCGGTGGGTTCCTCTCGATCGTGCCGAAAATCGCCGCCACGAAAGCGGCCATGGCCGAACTCAACCTCACCGGCAGGAGCCTCGGGAAGATGCTCGGCAAGGGTGGCCTCATTGCCGCCGGACTGATCGGACTAGAGGGCGCTCTCGCTGGTGCGTCGTCGTCGATCCAGTTGACCTCCGCCCAGGTATCCGACCTGAACTCGCGGCTGAACAACGCCGACTTCACGGGCATCAACAAGGAGTTCGTGGACGCGAACGGCAATATCACCAAGATGGGAGACGCCCTCGACGACCTGTTCTCGCCGAACTTCTTCAAGAACTACTACGGCGGCGTCGCCCAGCTCAACGGGGTTTTGAAGAACTGGACGGGAATCGATCTCGGCGCGTGGGCGGACACCAACAAGGCGAAGTTCGCGCAGCTCGGCACCCAGCTTGGTGAGACCGCGAAGAAGGACCTTCCCCAGGCCGCGCGGCAGTTCCAGCAATTCGTGAAGCTCGCTGGTGGTGGGTCGGAGAAGGCGCACGAACTCCTCAACGCTATGCCTGACTATAAGGCTGCCCTGATCGACCTCGCGTCCGGAATGGGGAAGACCCTGAGTGGCCAGGAGCTCCTCAACCTGGCCCAGGGGAAGGGGACGTTTGCGGCGAAGCTCGCGACCAAGTCCGCAGCTCGGCAGGCGGCGGCGCTGGCGAAGCTGTCGGGGACTGCCGTGGATGCGAAGGGGGATATTTCTGACCTGGCGAAGGAGATCACGAATTTCGGGAAGGCCGAGTTCGATGCGGAGGACACGGATCGGGCGTTGCATCAGGCGATCGATGATGTGACTTCGAAGCTGAAGGATCAGGTGGACGCGTATAAGCAGGCGCACGGGAATCTCAATGGGTTTACGAAATCGCTTGATATCAACACGCAGAACGGCCGCGACAACTCTGCCGCGCTCGAGCAGATCGCCAAGTCCGCTCTCGCGCACGCTGCCGCGGTCGCGACGCAGACCGGGAGCCAGGAGCAGGCGACGGCTGCGATCAATGATGGCCGTGCGGCGCTGATCAACGCTCTGGCTCAGTTCGGTGTTACTGGGCAGGCGGCGCAGGAGTATGCCGACAAGCTCGGTCTGATCCCGAGCAACGTGTCGACTCTGATCAAGTTGAACAAGTCGCAGGCGCAGATCGACGCGGAGAACCTCATCGACACCCTGAATCGGGTGCAGCGCAACATCGACATCGCGGTCACCCTCCACGGGGCGAACCATCTGGCCACTACGGGCGGGCTGAGGGTCGCGAACGCGAACGGTGGCATGTACTCGTACGCGGATGGTGGGTTCGGGGCGGGTATCTATTCCGGTGGGGCGCCGTTGTACAAGTTCGCCGAGCCGGAGACGCGGTGGGAGGCGTTCATCTCGGGCAAGCCTGGGCAGGAGGCCAGGAGTAGGCAGATCTGGGCGCAGGCGGGCCGCAAGCTCGGCATGGGCCCGAGTGGCGCTGCTAGCTCGACGACGGTCTCTCTCGCGGGGGCAACGATCCTCATGTCCGTTGACGGCCGTCAGATGACCGCGGTCATCCAGGACCAGATCGTGTCCGCGAGCCGTGCGCAGAAGACCGGCCTTCAGGGCGGCATGCAGGAGGTGGCTTACTGA
- a CDS encoding glycoside hydrolase family 25 protein, with product MTLLEGVDISYTQGDYTPAGEDFVIINASRANVGLTVGSCYRAQVALARAAGRHVGHYFFNGNLDPVVCADFFADNLAYVAGDSLWLDIEDEASTGTRAWSPAQALAFLNQVKTRLRVVPGVYLNKSLMDAADWSAVVAAGAPLWIASYTPSPPPIRWWPDWTVWQYTSTPIDRNKAQTSLTTAFTTPTPLEEDMKIQLIKTGDASGAIGTLNPDGTLDWLTADEFQALTRTGLIEPVHAEGDGTVWGILASRTARLRAQQGGDPVALAKSVSALLVPAVLAGIQANSGLSLTPEQVQAACETAIKDVFAHAST from the coding sequence ATGACCCTGCTTGAGGGTGTTGACATCTCCTACACGCAGGGCGACTACACCCCTGCGGGTGAGGATTTCGTGATCATCAACGCCTCCCGCGCCAATGTTGGACTCACCGTCGGGTCCTGCTACCGGGCACAGGTCGCGCTCGCGCGGGCCGCGGGGAGGCATGTCGGGCATTACTTCTTCAACGGGAACCTCGACCCAGTGGTGTGCGCGGACTTCTTCGCCGACAACCTCGCCTACGTCGCCGGGGATTCGCTGTGGCTCGATATCGAGGACGAGGCATCCACAGGCACCCGGGCGTGGAGCCCCGCGCAGGCGCTCGCCTTCCTGAACCAGGTGAAGACCCGTCTCAGGGTGGTCCCGGGCGTGTATCTGAACAAGTCGCTCATGGACGCCGCCGACTGGTCCGCCGTCGTGGCGGCCGGCGCGCCCTTGTGGATCGCCTCCTACACCCCGTCCCCACCACCCATCCGGTGGTGGCCTGACTGGACGGTATGGCAGTACACGTCCACCCCCATCGACCGTAACAAAGCCCAAACGTCGCTGACCACAGCGTTCACAACCCCAACCCCTCTGGAGGAGGACATGAAAATCCAGCTGATCAAAACGGGCGACGCCTCCGGCGCGATCGGCACGTTGAACCCGGACGGGACCCTCGACTGGCTGACCGCGGACGAGTTCCAAGCCCTGACCCGCACCGGCCTCATCGAGCCCGTCCACGCGGAAGGCGACGGGACGGTATGGGGCATCCTCGCATCCCGCACCGCACGCCTCCGCGCACAACAGGGCGGCGACCCCGTGGCCCTCGCGAAGTCCGTGTCCGCCCTTCTCGTCCCGGCCGTGCTGGCCGGCATCCAGGCCAACAGTGGCCTCTCCCTCACCCCTGAACAAGTCCAGGCCGCGTGCGAGACCGCGATCAAGGACGTGTTCGCCCACGCATCCACCTAG
- a CDS encoding DUF2746 domain-containing protein, whose protein sequence is MPDIPMGWATLIAAAVTAAGGMAAIVISIVLGARTRRAVKNIASDTREVKEQVTNSHTTNLRDESDHRHNELISEITAVISEITAVRATQDTHGERLDEVQRTQRGMQRDIGRLADADQEQTRTDHRLSERLTDIEKNNPRPHLPEGES, encoded by the coding sequence ATGCCCGACATTCCCATGGGGTGGGCGACGTTGATCGCCGCGGCCGTGACCGCGGCCGGTGGTATGGCCGCGATCGTGATCTCGATCGTGCTGGGCGCCCGCACCCGCCGCGCCGTGAAAAACATCGCATCCGACACCCGCGAGGTCAAAGAACAAGTCACGAACAGCCACACCACCAACCTCCGCGACGAATCCGACCACCGCCACAACGAACTCATCAGCGAGATCACAGCGGTCATCAGCGAGATCACAGCCGTCCGCGCAACCCAGGACACCCACGGAGAGCGCCTCGATGAGGTGCAACGCACCCAACGGGGCATGCAACGCGATATCGGCCGTCTCGCCGACGCCGACCAAGAACAAACCCGCACCGATCACCGCCTCAGCGAACGCCTCACCGACATCGAGAAGAACAACCCCCGACCACACCTCCCCGAAGGAGAATCATGA
- a CDS encoding HigA family addiction module antitoxin has product MSTRNYAVAPGEFIQEWLEEGGVSQQALADRMGCSRKQVNEIINGRAPITNDSAIRLERVVGIPADSWLRYEAAYRSDLARIADQENLRVQATPYLEKGSV; this is encoded by the coding sequence ATGAGTACTCGCAACTATGCCGTCGCCCCCGGTGAGTTCATCCAGGAGTGGCTAGAAGAAGGGGGCGTCTCGCAGCAAGCTCTCGCTGACCGTATGGGATGCAGCCGCAAACAAGTCAACGAAATCATCAACGGCCGCGCACCCATCACGAACGACAGTGCGATTCGTCTTGAACGTGTCGTCGGTATTCCGGCCGACTCGTGGTTGCGATACGAAGCCGCATACCGTTCTGACCTTGCTCGGATCGCCGACCAGGAGAACCTTAGAGTTCAAGCAACTCCCTACCTCGAGAAAGGATCGGTGTGA
- a CDS encoding chymotrypsin family serine protease, protein MKKKVFLKSVFNESRTTSRQESLERVGSQRFRRARGRVLKAAMAVVLVAGAVLVSEAPASAVRPERMTTPVMAGTELIFPGTYPHPCTAGFVVKKNGFWSNLTSYRRAIRYVVTAGHCGNVGDVVDTAGGPIGKVIWKSNISDLMMIRVLPAVARRSHCFVGRYHDVHCSVIQRSEPRAVGKVWTESLRTRGFSPVPISEFRDGVPGDVDRFCTSGATTEVNCQWSRMDVPQGQVRGVGEHGAISDTPVQEGDSGSPVYIPFPTGIICGVVARHVVNTVTHIEYMIYVSAGEFMSETNNRYDLAPS, encoded by the coding sequence GTGAAGAAAAAAGTTTTTCTCAAATCGGTTTTCAACGAATCGAGAACCACATCCCGACAGGAGTCTTTGGAGCGTGTTGGCTCCCAGCGTTTCCGGCGGGCTCGTGGGCGGGTTTTGAAAGCGGCAATGGCGGTGGTCTTAGTGGCGGGTGCGGTGCTCGTGTCCGAAGCGCCCGCTTCCGCGGTCCGGCCGGAGCGTATGACCACTCCTGTGATGGCGGGGACGGAGCTGATCTTCCCAGGTACCTATCCTCATCCTTGTACGGCCGGTTTTGTGGTGAAGAAGAATGGATTCTGGTCGAATTTGACCTCTTACCGTCGGGCGATCCGCTATGTGGTCACTGCTGGTCATTGCGGCAATGTCGGCGACGTTGTGGACACGGCTGGAGGCCCTATCGGTAAGGTTATTTGGAAGTCAAACATATCTGACCTGATGATGATCCGGGTTTTGCCGGCGGTTGCTCGGAGAAGTCATTGCTTCGTAGGCCGGTACCATGATGTGCATTGCAGCGTTATTCAGCGCTCTGAACCGCGCGCTGTAGGCAAGGTCTGGACGGAATCACTCCGAACTCGTGGATTCTCGCCCGTTCCTATCAGTGAGTTCCGAGACGGAGTCCCGGGCGACGTAGACAGGTTCTGTACGAGTGGTGCTACGACGGAAGTCAACTGTCAGTGGAGCAGAATGGATGTTCCTCAGGGTCAGGTTCGAGGAGTAGGCGAGCATGGGGCCATCTCGGATACTCCTGTCCAAGAGGGCGATTCAGGATCACCGGTCTACATCCCATTTCCAACCGGCATCATTTGTGGTGTGGTGGCCAGGCATGTCGTAAATACCGTCACCCACATCGAATACATGATCTACGTTAGCGCTGGGGAGTTCATGTCGGAAACCAATAACAGGTATGACTTGGCTCCCTCCTAA
- a CDS encoding DNA cytosine methyltransferase, translated as MPIDASRPLAVDLFAGAGGLSLGLEQAGYEVAAAVEYDPVHAAVHEFNFPQGKTFCADVSKISGAEIRKRSEIGDREIHLVAGGPPCQGISMIGRRLVDDPRNALLKEFVRIVLELKPRYFLMENVAGLMVGPHRQLLDEVVESFETSGQYDVVTPVRVLQAADYGTPQSRRRTILVGARKDVALPKYPEPTHTPRTIRGSVPKNPALPLGASVSDALGDLPDADLFEDLLHDDNVAGVAYGKTNEYAARLRGSKKDPTDFSRPRPRIEDEMTSSARTVHTKKSIDRFAGAEPGTTETVSRFLRLHPDGLCNTLRAGTATDRGAIPAGGQEPLNCRAQHPADELDPETITMFIDEPDHLGQGRPGSFAKNTLAALRISLALRSSAFSFCSRLISAAASVVSPGITPASTS; from the coding sequence ATGCCCATCGACGCATCGCGTCCCCTTGCAGTAGACCTCTTCGCTGGAGCCGGAGGGCTGTCGCTCGGCCTCGAGCAGGCCGGCTACGAAGTCGCCGCCGCTGTCGAGTACGATCCCGTTCATGCGGCCGTCCATGAGTTTAACTTTCCCCAGGGCAAGACATTCTGCGCAGACGTGTCGAAGATCTCGGGTGCAGAGATCCGCAAGCGCAGCGAGATCGGTGATCGCGAGATTCACCTCGTCGCCGGTGGGCCGCCATGTCAGGGTATCTCGATGATCGGCCGTCGCTTGGTCGACGACCCGCGCAACGCGCTCCTCAAGGAGTTCGTCCGCATCGTGCTTGAACTAAAGCCGCGCTACTTTCTCATGGAGAACGTTGCGGGCCTCATGGTGGGCCCACACCGCCAGCTTCTCGACGAGGTGGTGGAGTCGTTCGAGACGAGCGGCCAGTATGACGTCGTGACACCCGTGAGGGTCCTCCAGGCGGCCGACTACGGTACGCCGCAGTCCCGCCGACGCACGATCCTCGTCGGAGCCCGCAAGGACGTAGCGCTCCCCAAATACCCCGAGCCGACCCACACGCCGCGCACGATTAGGGGCTCGGTTCCCAAGAACCCCGCACTGCCGCTCGGCGCGAGCGTAAGCGACGCGCTGGGCGACCTGCCCGACGCTGACCTGTTCGAAGACCTCTTGCACGACGACAACGTTGCGGGCGTGGCCTATGGCAAGACGAACGAGTACGCTGCGCGTCTTCGCGGCTCGAAGAAGGACCCGACCGATTTCTCCCGGCCCCGTCCACGGATAGAGGACGAGATGACCTCCTCGGCGCGTACCGTACACACGAAGAAGTCCATCGACCGTTTCGCAGGGGCCGAGCCGGGCACAACCGAGACCGTGAGTCGCTTTCTGCGCTTGCACCCGGATGGCTTGTGCAACACCCTCCGCGCGGGCACGGCGACCGACCGCGGCGCGATACCCGCGGGAGGTCAGGAACCCTTGAACTGCCGGGCGCAGCACCCGGCAGATGAGCTCGACCCCGAAACGATCACGATGTTCATTGATGAACCGGATCATCTCGGTCAGGGCCGGCCTGGCTCCTTCGCGAAAAACACGCTCGCAGCCTTGAGGATCTCGTTGGCCTTACGAAGCTCGGCGTTCTCCTTCTGCAGCCGCTTGATCTCGGCCGCAGCGTCCGTGGTCAGCCCCGGCATCACGCCAGCGTCGACCTCGTAG
- a CDS encoding MerR family transcriptional regulator: protein MSEANPDSDAARYDLGLLFTDGLPELDDTGGYRGAVAARAAGISYRQLDYWARTGLVEPTVRGAAGSGSQRLYGFRDILVLKLVKRLLDTGISLQQIRTAVNQLREAGVSDLAQTTLMSDGASVYLCTSSDEVIDLVSRGQGVFGIAVGKVLREVESSLVELDTQTDSLDELAARRAAKSKAS, encoded by the coding sequence ATGAGTGAAGCGAATCCTGACAGCGACGCCGCCCGGTACGACCTGGGTCTGCTGTTCACCGATGGTCTTCCCGAGCTCGACGACACCGGCGGCTACCGCGGCGCCGTCGCCGCCCGCGCCGCCGGCATCTCCTACCGCCAGCTCGACTACTGGGCCCGCACCGGCCTGGTCGAGCCGACCGTGCGCGGCGCCGCCGGCTCTGGCTCGCAGCGTCTCTACGGCTTCCGCGACATCCTGGTCTTGAAACTCGTCAAGCGCCTGCTCGACACGGGGATCTCGCTCCAGCAGATCCGCACCGCCGTGAATCAGCTCCGCGAGGCTGGCGTCAGCGATCTGGCGCAGACCACGCTCATGAGCGATGGCGCCAGCGTCTACCTCTGCACCTCCAGCGACGAGGTCATCGACCTCGTCAGCCGCGGCCAGGGCGTCTTCGGCATCGCCGTCGGCAAGGTGCTCCGCGAGGTCGAGTCCTCTCTCGTCGAGCTCGACACCCAAACCGATTCGCTCGACGAGCTCGCCGCCCGTCGCGCTGCCAAGTCCAAAGCCTCCTAA
- the ftsR gene encoding transcriptional regulator FtsR has product MARSAARVPAAAPALLSIGQVLAQLTPEFPELSSSKLRFLEERGLVAPARTPSGYRKFSPADLERLRTVLAMQRDHYLPLKVIKQYLADLDAGKNPAMPGASSGASILPVGRRFHRDELLREAGATPELLQEAVSASLIAPAELYGEDALVVLRALAELASTGIGPRHLRGFRAAAEREVGLIETALVPIARRKDVTAKARTAELAREIADHLDTVRASIIRASLERLRP; this is encoded by the coding sequence ATGGCCCGGTCAGCAGCGCGGGTCCCGGCCGCCGCGCCCGCCCTGCTCTCGATCGGCCAGGTGCTCGCACAGCTGACGCCGGAGTTCCCCGAGCTCTCCTCCTCCAAGCTGCGTTTCCTGGAGGAGCGCGGCCTCGTCGCGCCCGCTCGCACTCCCTCCGGATACCGCAAGTTCTCCCCGGCGGATCTTGAACGGCTGCGAACAGTGCTCGCGATGCAGCGCGACCACTATCTCCCGCTCAAGGTCATCAAGCAGTATCTCGCCGACCTCGACGCGGGCAAGAATCCAGCGATGCCGGGCGCTTCCTCCGGTGCCTCCATCCTCCCCGTCGGCCGGCGCTTCCACCGCGACGAGCTGCTCCGGGAGGCCGGGGCCACGCCGGAGCTGCTGCAGGAGGCGGTGAGCGCTTCGCTCATCGCGCCCGCCGAACTCTACGGTGAGGACGCCCTGGTCGTGCTGCGCGCTCTGGCCGAACTCGCGAGCACCGGGATCGGACCGCGGCACCTGCGCGGATTCCGTGCGGCGGCAGAGCGTGAGGTCGGTCTGATCGAGACCGCTCTGGTGCCGATCGCGCGCCGGAAGGACGTCACCGCGAAGGCCAGGACGGCCGAGCTCGCGCGTGAGATCGCGGATCACCTGGACACTGTGCGAGCCAGCATCATCCGCGCCTCCCTGGAACGCCTCCGCCCCTGA